From Pseudomonas sp. stari2, a single genomic window includes:
- a CDS encoding type II toxin-antitoxin system RelE/ParE family toxin: MDALPLEWSDQALDDLADIIDYIEQYNSNASTALQHKVGVATQRLSSIPYGYRSGRAPGTREMVVNPNYLLVYRVNGRIKILTLVHTRRQYPRTSSP; this comes from the coding sequence ATCGACGCGCTGCCGCTTGAATGGAGCGATCAAGCTCTGGACGATCTGGCTGACATTATCGATTACATTGAACAATACAACTCAAACGCTTCAACGGCTCTGCAGCACAAGGTGGGTGTAGCAACGCAAAGGCTTTCATCAATTCCCTACGGTTACCGATCCGGTCGAGCGCCAGGCACTCGGGAAATGGTGGTCAATCCAAACTATCTGCTGGTCTATCGAGTGAACGGGCGCATCAAAATACTGACGTTAGTCCACACCCGACGACAATACCCACGAACCTCATCACCATAA
- a CDS encoding stability determinant: MSILHSPFYADFESEEEAESYDRWFRAKVQAVLDDPRPGIPHKEAMVRLDQLLEERRKNRRAAA, from the coding sequence ATGAGCATATTGCATTCCCCGTTTTACGCTGACTTCGAATCCGAAGAAGAGGCCGAGAGCTACGATCGCTGGTTTCGCGCTAAGGTGCAGGCTGTACTGGATGACCCTCGCCCGGGCATTCCCCACAAGGAAGCCATGGTGCGGCTCGATCAGCTATTAGAAGAGAGACGCAAGAATCGACGCGCTGCCGCTTGA